GTGGTTCAGTAGTGAGTGGATGTGTTTGATCTGGGGGCAAAATCTCACACAATGGTTCAAGTACGAATGATCTCTCCAGCATCCTCGCATGAGGAACAGCCAAATTGTCGTCGTCAACCACAACCTGTTTATCCAAGCCATTTAGATACATGACAATGTCAAGATCAATTATTCTAGGTCCattgtcaaattttttgattctcttcaactcctcATACTCAATTTCCTTGCAGCACTTCAACAGTTCCTGAGGCGAATACGTGGTTTCGATCTTGATGCAACCATTAAGGTAGGTATCCTGATCTGCAAAATACATTGGTTCACTCTCGAACAGAGATGACATTGTCTTTATCTTAATTTGGGCCCTTTGCGACAGCAAATCGAGCGCCAGGCgaacattttgaagtttGTCTCCAATATTAGATCCAAACGCTAGGTAAGCAACATTCCATGTACCGACGGAACTTCCATTTCCCTCCTGTTCATCATTTCTAATAGGCAAGCTTAAGGTCTCTCGGTTGAGGTTGCTATTTGGCGCTGATGAAACTTCTGAGTGTTCCACTTCAGTAGCTCTTCTAACACAGCTTACTCCCACGCCAGAAGTTGCTGTGATTGCATTAAGCTTGATCACTTTGACTTCTATTGGCATTTCAGGGTACTTTTGGAACAGGGCATTTTCTGAAATGATTGCAGCGACGGATTCTACTAACGCTTCCACAGTCAAAAAGTTTGAGTTCTCGACCAGCTGCACAGTATCTTCTATCACTGATTTATAAGATGCATGGCAGGGAGCTTCCTTTGGCCATGGAATTTTCAAGTCGAGCGTGATATACTGTTTTTGTAGCCGCTCAAAGGTGAAAACGCCAATTAATGTGAGCATCTTCAGGTTAGAGATATGAAGCATATTATGTTCAAGGTTTTCATCAGAATTTCGGTTCTCATTGATAACACAGGATATGTCATCACTTCTAATGTGACCTGTTCGCGTCTGCACTCGTAGTCTTAGCGAATCTATGCCAATAAATTTTGACATGACATAATTAGTAATTGATTTGGATAGATTTCCAAGTGAACCCCAGTTGGCTTTTGTCTGAACATGTTTCATAACATCTCTAGAAATAACAGCATAATTCAAAGTATAGTTCAAATCATCGCCTGCCGCTGCTTTACTAAAGTCTGTTTGCATGTCCAACGTCAGAAAACATTGTTGCGAATTATTCTGGTTCCATGAATCAGGTCCTATGGCAGTTTCTACCCTCAAATCCTCTATATGGACTTGGTCCTTCATTAATCGGAGGTTTGACCTTTGGTTATTGATAGCCTTCTTCGAAGACAATGATCTTAAGGCAAAGGCGATGTCCCTGTGAGGTCTCCTAGCCTGTGCCAGAATATTGTTACAGAACACCTTGAATTAAATATCGAGGTTGAGAATCTACGTTATTCTCTATCCACCTCAATTCTTGTgcgtttcttcaacgagTGATTCGATGAACCGAatagatttttcactcaaatGAATGAATAACAACAGCTTCCAGATGCCGATATGAGACAAACTACCTACTTCAATTCAGATCAATTACGAATCATTGATCCTCTATATCTGTTCTGCTCATTGGCTCTTGAGGAGGTTCAGTAAACTGATCTACAGGGTTCAGCACAAAGTGCTAGTTAAGTCTTGAATTTAGTTAGACAGCCAGGCCAAATAAGATGATTTGCCAATCAATCCTGAACTATTAAGGAACAGAATATATTTGAGTTGACCTTATTTAGTCCTTCTCTGTATGTGTTCGATATCGCCCTCCATCCTTTTCGCTTAAGCATTaaatgttgaaatttcgtTAGGCATTGTACTAGACAAAATGCTCTCACAAAGCTATCTCGAAATGTTCTTAAGGCCAATTGGTATTTCCAAAGAGTTTTCAAGGAGACTTGCTACTGCGGCTGCTCAATCTCCTAAATTAACGGATGTATTGATCGTTGGAGGTGGACCCGCAGGTCTAACCCTTGCGGCTGCCATCAAGTCGTCACCAACCCTACAGCACTTATCGACTACGTTAGTAGACGCCGGTGATCTGAAAGGTAAAGTTGCTTCATTTTATGACAATCCTCCAGATGAGTATACAAATCGTGTCATCAGTTTAACACCTCCGTCAAGGAGCTTTCTCCAACATAGAGCCGGGGCAAGCCTGATGCAGGACAGAATTCAGAGCTATGATGGTTTGTATGTGACAGATGGGTGCTCAACCGCTACTTTGGATATGGAGCGGGATACAATGGCTTGCATGATTGAGATCTTGAATGTTCAATCGTCCCTGTTGAAAAGGCTCTCTGATCTTCAACCAGATCCTAAAGCGTTTCAACTATTGGATAAGACAAAAGTAGCAAGCATCGAGTATAGTGATCCGGAGGACATCAAATCATGGCCAATTGTTACTCTGGATAATGGCGAGACTTACAAAACAAGATTACTAGTAGGTGCTGATGGTTTCAATTCTCCAGTTAGAAAATTCTCCAAGATTCAATCCCGTGGTTGGTTCTACAACAGATTCGGCGTGGTAGCCACAATGAAGTTAGAGTACCCTCCTTACAAGATCAGAGGTTGGCAAAGGTTTTTACCAACTGGTCCTATCGCGCATTTACCTTTGCCAGGAGAAAACGCCACATTAGTGTGGAGTACTACTGAACCGCTGTCCAAATTGCTGACTTCATTGCCAGTCGAGCAGTTCACTGCTCTGGTGAATGCAGCTTTTGTGCTTGAAGACGCTGACATGAAGTTCTATTATAAGCAGCTTGAAAATGGAACCATGTCTACCGAGGAATTAATCGAGGATGTGAACTTTAGAACTGAACAAGTCTATGATTCATTACAAGTCGAAGAGCTCGTTGACGAAATATATCCTCCGAAAGTAGCCACCGTTTTGAGTGAAAGCAGAGCTCGCTTTCCATTGAAACTGTCGCATGCAGATACGTACTGTGGGGAGCGTATCGCGCTGGTTGGTGATGCAGCTCATACTACACATCCGCTGGCGGGTCAGGGGTTGAATATGGGTCAAGGTGATGTCGAAGCCCTTGTCGATGCCTTAGAGAGGGCAACATCAAGAGGGTCTGACATTGGTTCGCTTCTCAGTCTCGAACCATTCTGGGCTGAACGCTACCCTATCAACAACATGCTTCTTGGGATTGTGGACAAGCTACATAAGATCTACAGCACTGATTTCGCTCCAGTTGTTGCTCTCAGATCCGCAGGCGTGAATATTATCAACAATTTTCCACCAGTCAAGAACTTGATCAAGGGTATTTTAGGTGAATCCGGTAAGTAAAGAGAAGCTACAGGCCCTTGAAGATTTTCGAGAGCGATGGTTTTACTCTTATAGATGTATAGCTCATCATCACGTGAGATTGGTGATGAGAGTTCAGTATATGACGAATCCTTTGATATGACAGATAAAACCTTGAAGACCTATCACTCACGAGGCTTTCTTACTGCTCACTTGATATGAGTGTGCTAATAGAAACCACTATTGGCGATGTAGTGGTCGAGTTGGATTGCAAAAGTTTCCAGATTGAGTCTTATAACTTCCTCAAGTTATGCAAATCAAATGTTTACCAATATCAATGCCTATACAACATTCATAAAGATAgacttgttgaatttggtaATCCTTTGGTAGGCTTTGAAGATAGAAAAGAACTAAGGGTTCATAACACTTCAATTGAAGGGGTGCTTCGATCACATCATCTTGACGAGATACGACCAGAATTGATTAAAACGACCAAAGATCCCGCCGACCAAGATAATGGGTTTTTACAGGTGCGTAAGGGTCGCTTAGGCATGAAGATTTCGCGTCAGCCCAATGGCTCTCTGACGTTGATTGGCTCTCAAGCGCTCTTGACCCTCAATGACGATAGGGAAGAGTTTCAAGAcattatcttctttggaacT
The window above is part of the Torulaspora delbrueckii CBS 1146 chromosome 3, complete genome genome. Proteins encoded here:
- the FOL1 gene encoding trifunctional dihydropteroate synthetase/dihydrohydroxymethylpterin pyrophosphokinase/dihydroneopterin aldolase FOL1 (similar to Saccharomyces cerevisiae FOL1 (YNL256W); ancestral locus Anc_1.104), with product MKDQVHIEDLRVETAIGPDSWNQNNSQQCFLTLDMQTDFSKAAAGDDLNYTLNYAVISRDVMKHVQTKANWGSLGNLSKSITNYVMSKFIGIDSLRLRVQTRTGHIRSDDISCVINENRNSDENLEHNMLHISNLKMLTLIGVFTFERLQKQYITLDLKIPWPKEAPCHASYKSVIEDTVQLVENSNFLTVEALVESVAAIISENALFQKYPEMPIEVKVIKLNAITATSGVGVSCVRRATEVEHSEVSSAPNSNLNRETLSLPIRNDEQEGNGSSVGTWNVAYLAFGSNIGDKLQNVRLALDLLSQRAQIKIKTMSSLFESEPMYFADQDTYLNGCIKIETTYSPQELLKCCKEIEYEELKRIKKFDNGPRIIDLDIVMYLNGLDKQVVVDDDNLAVPHARMLERSFVLEPLCEILPPDQTHPLTTEPLIDHLKQLYSRGNKDDLLRNLVPIGFSNSLTDFLKFDNVTEQQTVSNVSKRINRSPTLLMGILNTTPDSFSDGGVHYSDVEEQLSYVKQMCQDAFKLQSKILIDIGGCSTRPKSVQVSEEIELERVIPIIKAIRACKEIPQDDVIISIDTYRSAVAREAVNAGANIINDISGGTFDPKMYAVVASNPRVGYVLSHIRGNISNMVKQTDYEEKVEDNISTYLFDEVNKDPETALIRTIGKELSEMYSRAIEKGISRWQIILDPGIGFAKNGKQNLEIIRQLPLLKNFSCKLENGNFVNLRNLPVLVGPSRKQFIGKITRDETPSDRDFATGAIITCCIGFGADIVRVHNVKECSKAVKLADALYKQVL
- the COQ6 gene encoding putative N,N-dimethylaniline monooxygenase COQ6 (similar to Saccharomyces cerevisiae COQ6 (YGR255C); ancestral locus Anc_1.103), which translates into the protein MFLRPIGISKEFSRRLATAAAQSPKLTDVLIVGGGPAGLTLAAAIKSSPTLQHLSTTLVDAGDLKGKVASFYDNPPDEYTNRVISLTPPSRSFLQHRAGASLMQDRIQSYDGLYVTDGCSTATLDMERDTMACMIEILNVQSSLLKRLSDLQPDPKAFQLLDKTKVASIEYSDPEDIKSWPIVTLDNGETYKTRLLVGADGFNSPVRKFSKIQSRGWFYNRFGVVATMKLEYPPYKIRGWQRFLPTGPIAHLPLPGENATLVWSTTEPLSKLLTSLPVEQFTALVNAAFVLEDADMKFYYKQLENGTMSTEELIEDVNFRTEQVYDSLQVEELVDEIYPPKVATVLSESRARFPLKLSHADTYCGERIALVGDAAHTTHPLAGQGLNMGQGDVEALVDALERATSRGSDIGSLLSLEPFWAERYPINNMLLGIVDKLHKIYSTDFAPVVALRSAGVNIINNFPPVKNLIKGILGESGK